In Thiovibrio frasassiensis, one DNA window encodes the following:
- the groL gene encoding chaperonin GroEL (60 kDa chaperone family; promotes refolding of misfolded polypeptides especially under stressful conditions; forms two stacked rings of heptamers to form a barrel-shaped 14mer; ends can be capped by GroES; misfolded proteins enter the barrel where they are refolded when GroES binds), translated as MAAKDIKYGVKARESILNGVNILANAVKVTLGPKGRNVLIEKSYGAPVITKDGVSVAKEIEVKDRFENMGAQMVKEVASKTSDVAGDGTTTATILAQAIYAEGSKLVAAGNNPMDIKRGIDKAVEAVVAELKKIAKPTKEQKEIAQVGTISANNDATIGNIIAEAMDKVGKEGVITVEEAKGMETTLDVVEGMQFDRGYLSPYFVTDAEKMVVSLEEPLILINEKKISNMKDLLPILEQIAKLGRPLCIIAEDVDGEALATLVVNKLRGTLNVAAVKAPGFGDRRKAMLEDIATLTGGQVITEDLGIKLENVTIADLGTSKRIVMDKDTTTIVDGAGDKKNLAARVKQIRAQIDASTSDYDREKLQERLAKLIGGVAVINVGAATEIEMKEKKARVEDALNATRAAVEEGIVPGGGVAYLRCLDALKKLKLTPEMELGKQIVARALEEPVRQIANNAGLEGSVIVEHVKNMKGSKGFNADTEKFEDLIEAGVIDPAKVTRFALQNAASVSGLLLTTECMIAEHPEEDKGAGGGMPPGMGGMGGMGGMGGMM; from the coding sequence ATGGCTGCAAAAGATATCAAATATGGGGTGAAAGCCCGTGAGTCCATTCTGAATGGCGTAAACATCCTGGCCAATGCCGTGAAGGTTACCCTTGGTCCCAAGGGCCGGAATGTACTGATTGAGAAATCCTACGGCGCGCCCGTTATCACCAAGGACGGCGTTTCCGTTGCCAAGGAGATCGAGGTAAAGGACCGCTTCGAGAACATGGGCGCCCAGATGGTTAAGGAAGTTGCTTCCAAGACCTCCGACGTGGCCGGCGACGGTACCACCACCGCGACTATCCTGGCCCAGGCCATTTATGCCGAGGGCTCCAAGTTGGTTGCAGCCGGCAACAATCCCATGGACATCAAGCGCGGCATCGACAAGGCTGTCGAGGCTGTGGTTGCTGAGCTCAAGAAAATCGCCAAGCCCACCAAGGAGCAGAAGGAAATTGCCCAGGTCGGCACCATTTCCGCCAACAATGACGCCACCATCGGCAACATCATTGCCGAGGCCATGGACAAGGTCGGCAAGGAAGGCGTTATCACCGTGGAAGAGGCCAAGGGCATGGAGACCACTCTGGACGTGGTCGAGGGCATGCAGTTTGACCGTGGCTATCTCTCACCGTATTTTGTCACCGATGCCGAGAAGATGGTCGTGAGCCTGGAAGAGCCCCTCATCCTGATCAACGAGAAGAAGATCAGCAACATGAAGGATCTGCTCCCCATCCTTGAGCAGATCGCCAAGTTGGGTCGCCCTCTGTGCATCATCGCCGAGGACGTGGACGGCGAGGCCCTGGCTACTCTGGTGGTCAACAAACTGCGCGGCACCCTGAACGTTGCCGCGGTCAAGGCCCCCGGCTTTGGCGACCGCCGCAAGGCCATGCTGGAAGATATCGCCACCCTCACCGGCGGCCAGGTGATCACCGAGGATCTCGGCATCAAGCTGGAGAACGTCACCATTGCGGATCTTGGTACTTCCAAGCGCATCGTGATGGACAAGGACACCACCACCATCGTTGATGGCGCCGGCGACAAGAAAAACCTCGCCGCTCGGGTCAAGCAGATTCGCGCCCAAATCGATGCTTCCACCTCCGACTATGACCGCGAGAAGCTCCAGGAGCGTCTGGCCAAGTTGATCGGCGGTGTAGCGGTAATCAATGTCGGTGCAGCCACCGAGATCGAGATGAAAGAGAAGAAGGCCCGGGTCGAAGATGCTCTGAACGCTACCCGCGCCGCAGTGGAAGAGGGTATTGTTCCCGGCGGCGGTGTTGCTTATCTGCGCTGCCTGGACGCGCTCAAGAAACTCAAGCTTACCCCTGAGATGGAGCTTGGCAAGCAGATCGTGGCTCGCGCTCTCGAAGAGCCGGTGCGTCAGATCGCCAACAACGCCGGCCTCGAAGGCTCGGTGATTGTGGAGCATGTCAAGAACATGAAGGGCTCCAAGGGCTTCAACGCCGACACCGAGAAGTTTGAAGACCTGATTGAGGCAGGGGTCATCGATCCTGCCAAGGTCACCCGTTTCGCGCTGCAGAATGCAGCCAGTGTTTCCGGCCTGTTGCTCACCACCGAGTGCATGATTGCCGAGCATCCCGAGGAAGATAAGGGTGCGGGCGGCGGCATGCCTCCGGGTATGGGCGGCATGGGCGGCATGGGTGGCATGGGCGGCATGATGTAA